The following coding sequences lie in one Arachis ipaensis cultivar K30076 chromosome B05, Araip1.1, whole genome shotgun sequence genomic window:
- the LOC107640754 gene encoding extensin-like, which yields MRKKTIAKRPPREKVYKLPSKPSTRSQDRTFTPSPSPPTSPPRSVPMARTKTTPRYPAPAKPTPPPKTTPSKPSSSKPGSSKGKRPAIEEPVPETANPKSRSVPVRSQKGNPHRPLKSVREPDIDPFARKSHYMTSHSDFNPIVSNLP from the coding sequence atgaggaagaaaaccattgcTAAAAGGCCTCCTCGTGAAAAAGTTTACAAACTTCCCTCAAAACCTTCCACTCGCTCCCAAGACCGGACCTTTACTCCATCTCCTTCTCCACCTACCTCTCCTCCTCGCTCTGTTCCCATGGCGCGAACCAAAACCACTCCAAGGTACCCTGCTCCTGCCAAGCCGACGCCACCACCTAAGACGACGCCCTCCAAACCAAGCTCTTCGAAACCTGGCTCATCCAAGGGGAAGCGTCCTGCTATTGAAGAACCTGTTCCTGAGACAGCAAACCCTAAGTCAAGGTCTGTACCTGTTCGATCACAAAAAGGTAACCCTCATCGCCCTCTCAAATCtgttagagaaccagacattgatccttttgctcgCAAATCACACTACATGACATCTCACTCAGACTTTAACCCCATCgtttcaaatctgccatga
- the LOC107643715 gene encoding squamosa promoter-binding-like protein 6 isoform X2, whose protein sequence is MEPWSYVTDEKGYLFSDEMDFSLDAFVRSRKAMTEWDNKASCNFERGGLNSEREVVRSMEFVDLGFPDLFRKPFELDSNLSRRGNTSAQVIDLDSFLGEEESESKHLSSLGELKAHDTSLIDLKLGRIADCQAASNDKVGNEGFTLIPMQQPSPTTLAKRARTSCSPNQTPVCQVYGCDMDLSSSKDYHKRHKVCDVHSKTAKVIVNGIEQRFCQQCSRFHLLAEFDDGKRSCRRRLAGHNERRRKPQFDYMTSRQHKILHSHQGARYMESSLQKRPQFSFPDIFRCGTLFPAKYDKISQNGNVKLEEEFIFSPQFAAPVAHGQELSSRALSLLSAQSQIPSCHSEENPVASSFSFHSISEMPLDISNEGKYVVDESFPCEMNHKEFIKSESAMLSDAGHPDHRAISDDICSPLEHGSTVDLFQLSSNLERVEQKRNSVSVKWENEDSCFPAL, encoded by the exons ATGGAACCTTGGAGTTATGTTACTGATGAGAAAGGATATTTGTTTTCTGATGAAATGGATTTTTCACTTGATGCTTTTGTGAGAAGTAGAAAGGCAATGACTGAATGGGACAACAAAGCCTCTTGTAACTTCGAGAGAGGCGGTTTGAATTCGGAAAGAGAGGTAGTTAGGAGCATGGAATTCGTAGACTTGGGGTTCCCGGATTTGTTCCGAAAGCCCTTTGAGCTAGATAGTAATTTGAGTAGAAGAGGGAATACCTCTGCTCAAGTTATTGACTTGGATTCTTTTCTTGGGGAAGAAGAATCCGAATCAAAGCATTTGAGTTCTTTAGGTGAATTGAAGGCTCACGATACGTCATTGATCGATCTGAAGCTAGGGAGAATAGCAGATTGTCAAGCTGCAAGCAATGATAAAGTTGGAAATGAAGGGTTCACTTTAATACCAATGCAACAACCAAGTCCGACCACACTGGCAAAAAGAGCTCGCACTTCATGCTCGCCGAATCAGACTCCTGTATGTCAAGTTTATGGTTGTGACATGGATCTTAGTTCCTCAAAAGATTACCACAAAAGGCACAAGGTTTGTGATGTTCATTCCAAGACAGCTAAAGTTATTGTTAACGGTATTGAACAGAGATTTTGTCAGCAATGCAGCAG GTTCCATTTGTTAGCTGAGTTTGATGATGGTAAGCGCAGCTGTCGCAGGCGTCTAGCAGGACACAACGAACGGCGAAGGAAACCTCAGTTTGATTATATGACTAGTAGGCAGCATAAGATACTTCATTCGCATCAAG GTGCAAGATATATGGAATCTTCCTTACAGAAGAGGCCACAATTTTCATTTCCAGACATATTTCGATGTGGCACCCTTTTCCCTGCAAAGTATGATAAAATCTCTCAGAATGGCAATGTCAAATTAGAAGAGGAATTTATTTTCAGCCCTCAATTCGCAGCACCGGTCGCGCATGGTCAGGAGTTATCTAGCCGTGCTCTCTCTCTTCTGTCAGCTCAGTCACAGATTCCGTCGTGCCACTCAGAAGAAAATCCTGTAGCCAGCTCCTTTAGTTTTCACAGCATCTCTGAAATGCCTTTGGATATAAGCAATGAGGGTAAATACGTTGTGGACGAGTCCTTTCCGTGCGAGATGAACCATAAAGAATTTATCAAGAGTGAATCGGCAATGCTTTCTGATGCCGGCCACCCTGATCATCGAGCCATTAGTGATGACAT TTGTTCGCCCTTGGAACATGGATCCACTGTGGACTTATTCCAGTTATCATCCAATCTTGAAAGGGTAGAGCAGAAGAGAAATTCTGTTTCGGTAAAGTGGGAAAATGAGGACTCTTGTTTCCCAGCATTGTAA
- the LOC107643715 gene encoding squamosa promoter-binding-like protein 6 isoform X1, whose product MEPWSYVTDEKGYLFSDEMDFSLDAFVRSRKAMTEWDNKASCNFERGGLNSEREVVRSMEFVDLGFPDLFRKPFELDSNLSRRGNTSAQVIDLDSFLGEEESESKHLSSLGELKAHDTSLIDLKLGRIADCQAASNDKVGNEGFTLIPMQQPSPTTLAKRARTSCSPNQTPVCQVYGCDMDLSSSKDYHKRHKVCDVHSKTAKVIVNGIEQRFCQQCSRFHLLAEFDDGKRSCRRRLAGHNERRRKPQFDYMTSRQHKILHSHQGARYMESSLQKRPQFSFPDIFRCGTLFPAKYDKISQNGNVKLEEEFIFSPQFAAPVAHGQELSSRALSLLSAQSQIPSCHSEENPVASSFSFHSISEMPLDISNEGKYVVDESFPCEMNHKEFIKSESAMLSDAGHPDHRAISDDICQASDLFNVKQHCSPLEHGSTVDLFQLSSNLERVEQKRNSVSVKWENEDSCFPAL is encoded by the exons ATGGAACCTTGGAGTTATGTTACTGATGAGAAAGGATATTTGTTTTCTGATGAAATGGATTTTTCACTTGATGCTTTTGTGAGAAGTAGAAAGGCAATGACTGAATGGGACAACAAAGCCTCTTGTAACTTCGAGAGAGGCGGTTTGAATTCGGAAAGAGAGGTAGTTAGGAGCATGGAATTCGTAGACTTGGGGTTCCCGGATTTGTTCCGAAAGCCCTTTGAGCTAGATAGTAATTTGAGTAGAAGAGGGAATACCTCTGCTCAAGTTATTGACTTGGATTCTTTTCTTGGGGAAGAAGAATCCGAATCAAAGCATTTGAGTTCTTTAGGTGAATTGAAGGCTCACGATACGTCATTGATCGATCTGAAGCTAGGGAGAATAGCAGATTGTCAAGCTGCAAGCAATGATAAAGTTGGAAATGAAGGGTTCACTTTAATACCAATGCAACAACCAAGTCCGACCACACTGGCAAAAAGAGCTCGCACTTCATGCTCGCCGAATCAGACTCCTGTATGTCAAGTTTATGGTTGTGACATGGATCTTAGTTCCTCAAAAGATTACCACAAAAGGCACAAGGTTTGTGATGTTCATTCCAAGACAGCTAAAGTTATTGTTAACGGTATTGAACAGAGATTTTGTCAGCAATGCAGCAG GTTCCATTTGTTAGCTGAGTTTGATGATGGTAAGCGCAGCTGTCGCAGGCGTCTAGCAGGACACAACGAACGGCGAAGGAAACCTCAGTTTGATTATATGACTAGTAGGCAGCATAAGATACTTCATTCGCATCAAG GTGCAAGATATATGGAATCTTCCTTACAGAAGAGGCCACAATTTTCATTTCCAGACATATTTCGATGTGGCACCCTTTTCCCTGCAAAGTATGATAAAATCTCTCAGAATGGCAATGTCAAATTAGAAGAGGAATTTATTTTCAGCCCTCAATTCGCAGCACCGGTCGCGCATGGTCAGGAGTTATCTAGCCGTGCTCTCTCTCTTCTGTCAGCTCAGTCACAGATTCCGTCGTGCCACTCAGAAGAAAATCCTGTAGCCAGCTCCTTTAGTTTTCACAGCATCTCTGAAATGCCTTTGGATATAAGCAATGAGGGTAAATACGTTGTGGACGAGTCCTTTCCGTGCGAGATGAACCATAAAGAATTTATCAAGAGTGAATCGGCAATGCTTTCTGATGCCGGCCACCCTGATCATCGAGCCATTAGTGATGACATTTGTCAAGCATCAGACTTATTCAATGTCAAACAACATTGTTCGCCCTTGGAACATGGATCCACTGTGGACTTATTCCAGTTATCATCCAATCTTGAAAGGGTAGAGCAGAAGAGAAATTCTGTTTCGGTAAAGTGGGAAAATGAGGACTCTTGTTTCCCAGCATTGTAA